The genomic DNA gaggagagagagaggagagagagaggagagagggggagagagagagagagagaggcagcgtgTTTAATAGCTATGGATAAGAAATCTCTgttcaaacatatttttaatttgttacagTTGAGTGTCGTTGAGGGTGCTGTGCTGGGAGGGTGCTGGTCCTGTGCTGGGAGGGTACTGGTCCTGTGCTGGGAGGGTACTCACATCGTAGAAGTCTGTCTTGAACTTGTGAGTGCTGAGGACTGGGAGCCGGTGACACAGAGCATTCGCCTCCCGCAGGATCTCATGATTAAATGGGACCTcgcctgagagacacagagagacagtgagagcacagacacacacacacagagcacagacacacagagagcacagacacacacacagagagcacagacacacagagagagagctcagacacagagacagcacagacacacagagagagcacagacacacagagagagagcacagacacacagagagcacagacacacacacagagagcacagacacacagagagagagctcagacacagagacagcacagacacacagagagagcacagacacacagagagagagcacagacacacagagagcacagacacacacacacagagcacagacacacagagagagagctcagacacagagacagcacagacacacagagagagcacagacacacagagagagagcacagacacacagagagcacagacacacacacagagagcacagacacacagagagagagctcagacacagagacagcacagacacacagagagagcacagacacagagagagagcacagacacacagagagcacagacacacacacacagagcacagacacacagagagagagctcagacacagagacagcacagacacacagagagagcacagacacagagacagcacagacagagagagagagagagcacagacacacacagagagagcacagacacacagagagagcacagacacacacagagagagcacagacacacagagacacagagacacacacgctcacacacagcCCCCCGGCTCACCTGCCTCCACGGCCTTCACATACTCCAGTATGACTCGGACCCGGCTGTGCAGCATCTTGATTGCGCTGTGCTGGGCGATGAGGAGCTCCGCTACTGAACACACAGAGAGGCGTCACCATGGCAACCAGCAgcaccgacacacacagagaggcgtCACCACGGCAaccagcactcacacacacacacgcacactcacacacactgagacacacacacacacacacacacacacactctcgctCCCTACCTGTGGagttctctccgctccccgtggACGTCATGCGGGCCACGTGATCCACGCCGATGCGCTCCGCCTCCTCCGTGGCTAGAGTGTAGGTGAGCTCAGCGAACAGCATGGTGGCCTGGAGGAGGGATTCATCCCGGTTACACTGAGCTGCGtacgcgcgcgtgtgtgtgtgagtgtgtgtgtgtgcgtgagtgagtgtgtctcagggtgtgtgcgtgagtgtgtctcagggtgtgtgtgtgtgtgtgtgtgtgagtgtgtctcagggtgtgtgtgtgtgtctcagtgtgtgtgcgtgagtgtgtgtgtgtgtgtgtgtgtgtgtgtgtgtgtgtgtgtgtgtccttacCTCTCCATTGATGATGTCAATGACTGACTCAAACACACTGACtgggagctggagagagagagagagagagagaggggagagagagacagagagagaagggacagagagagacagagagagggagagagagacagagaaagagagaaagaggggtgaTGAGAGAtgggcagagagagagggggaatgagagatggggagagagagagagattagactGGTATTTAAACAGATACAGTAACTAAGCAAACCCCACATCAATCTGTACATCAAAACTACTTCCTACTTGATCTGTACATCAAAACTACTTCCATAAAACCTGTCTGTTGATTGCACAGCGGTTTGCTCCCCCATACACAGCTTGTTACCCCCCAcccgcccccccccacccccccctccccccccccccccccacacacacacacacacgcacactgagacacacacacacacacacacagcgggctgatcaagctcgtagtacAACCAGGAACGGGTGACCCTGCTGCGCAGTGGGAGTCTATCTGCCATTCCTGTAATAAATACCAGCATCGTCCTCTTAGACTTCAGCTCTACAAAACTCTGCTGACACCTAGTGGtcacacactgagctgcagtttaaaaaaatatataacaatgaAACTAAAAAACTGTCATTTAAAGACTTTCTGAGGGTAAAGAAACCCAACTAAAAAAACCAAACTAAACAGACGCATTGTGCGATTGTGCGTTCTGTGATCGAGAGGacgaggagaggagggagggagggagagaggaggcaagggaggaggccagggagggagggagggaggaagagaggcAAGGGAGgaaggaggcaggcagggaggaggcaggcagggagggagggaggaagggaggaggcagggagggagggagggagggaggaaggaggaggcagggagggaggggagggagggagagaggaggcagggagggaggaggcAGGCAGGGAGTACTCACGTCTGTGTGTTTGGTCATGGGGTTCAGCTTGAGGAAGAGGGGGCTCTCGATGATCTCACAACACCTGCACAGGGCAGAGGAGAGaaaacagacactgagacacactgagacacacagagacacgctgagacacacagagacacgctgagacacacagagacatgctgagacacacagagacacgctgagacacactgagacacgctgagacacactgagacacgctgagacacactgagacacgctgagacacacagagacatgctgagacacactgagacaacgCTGAGACACAGGACTTACCTGCTTGTGCACTAGGATATCTGATTGGTCGGGAGGACCGCCTGTCGTGTACCAGCCCAGGAACTCCATCTCCTTAAACACCTGCttaactgagagagagagagagagaggagagagagagagagggcggggaggagggagggagggggggggtaaTTATTGTGctacaggacacacacacatctctcaCTCTCAGAGagactcacactctctcactctgAGAGAGACTCACACTCACTCTCAgagactcacactctctctcactctcagaGAGACTCACACTGCTCCTCCTTGGTGTAATAGTACTCCTTGTCGATGACGATCCTGTCCTCCAC from Acipenser ruthenus unplaced genomic scaffold, fAciRut3.2 maternal haplotype, whole genome shotgun sequence includes the following:
- the LOC117404468 gene encoding LOW QUALITY PROTEIN: COP9 signalosome complex subunit 6 (The sequence of the model RefSeq protein was modified relative to this genomic sequence to represent the inferred CDS: deleted 1 base in 1 codon) — protein: MASNNGGGMEVDGAASPSVMASGVTGSVSVALHPLVILNISDHWIRMRSQEGRAMQVVGALIGKQEGRNIEVMNSFELLSHSVEDRIVIDKEYYYTKEEQFKQVFKEMEFLGWYTTGGPPDQSDILVHKQVSPVSQRCLSVSQHVSVCLSVSQCVSACLSVSQRVSVCLSVSLCVSACLCVSQRVSVCLSVSLCVSVCLSVCFLSSALCRCCEIIESPLFLKLNPMTKHTDLPVSVFESVIDIINGEATMLFAELTYTLATEEAERIGVDHVARMTSTGSGENSTVAELLIAQHSAIKMLHSRVRVILEYVKAVEAGEVPFNHEILREANALCHRLPVLSTHKFKTDFYDQCNDVGLMAYLGTITKSCNSMNQFINKFNVLYDRQGIGRRMRGLFF